One part of the Aurantibacillus circumpalustris genome encodes these proteins:
- a CDS encoding phosphatidylserine decarboxylase family protein — protein MKFHKEGWPSLAIVLLFSAIIIFIARHFFPEYPIAHWFAYLLSAFLTIVIVQFFRHPTRKHTLGDNLIIAPADGKVVVIEETPELEYFKDKRLQVSIFMSPINVHVNRYPIAGLVSFFKYHPGKFLAAWEPKSSTDNERTTVVVKHKNGTEILFRQIAGALARRIVWYCKEGDVAEQCGEMGFIKFGSRVDLFFPIGTKLNVKIGDVVKGSQSVIGEL, from the coding sequence ATGAAGTTCCATAAAGAAGGCTGGCCAAGTTTAGCGATAGTATTGCTTTTTAGCGCCATTATTATTTTTATTGCCAGACATTTTTTTCCTGAGTATCCGATTGCGCATTGGTTTGCTTATTTATTAAGCGCCTTTTTAACCATTGTAATTGTTCAATTTTTCAGACACCCTACCAGAAAACACACTTTAGGAGACAATCTAATTATTGCCCCTGCTGATGGGAAAGTTGTGGTAATAGAAGAAACCCCCGAGTTAGAGTACTTCAAAGACAAACGTTTGCAAGTAAGTATTTTTATGAGTCCTATAAATGTGCACGTCAACCGCTACCCAATTGCAGGACTAGTAAGTTTTTTTAAATATCATCCCGGTAAATTTTTAGCAGCTTGGGAACCTAAAAGCAGTACTGATAATGAGCGCACGACTGTTGTTGTGAAACACAAAAACGGTACGGAAATTCTATTTCGTCAAATTGCCGGTGCCTTAGCACGTCGCATCGTATGGTATTGCAAAGAAGGAGATGTTGCTGAGCAATGCGGAGAAATGGGTTTTATTAAATTCGGATCGCGTGTTGATCTATTTTTTCCAATTGGTACCAAGTTAAACGTAAAAATTGGTGATGTGGTAAAGGGTTCGCAGAGTGTAATTGGGGAGTTGTAA
- a CDS encoding glycoside hydrolase family 3 N-terminal domain-containing protein, translating into MKRFYRTTFVLLLFALVSFNYPPKKKTDPDFIAIQNRWVDSVFNSLSPKERLAQLFMVAAYSNKDAKHAKEIKDLITNYKIGGLIWMQGGPVRQGKLANYYQSISKTPLLYSIDGEWGLAMRLDSTPRYPKQMTLGAIQNDSLIYQMGRQIARECKRMGIHVNFAPVADVNNNPLNPVIGMRSFGENKYNVAQKAYMYMQGLQDEHVMANGKHFPGHGDTDSDSHKTLPYINHSRERLDTLELYPFQYLFDKGLASVMVAHLNIPSLDTTKDLASTLSPNVVNDLLKTKMAYKGLIFTDALNMKGVAKFYVPGEVDVKALLAGNDVLLFSGDVGKAMDEIALVIKDGKITQEEIDERCKKILKAKYWCGLNNTQEIVTRNLAKELNTKQSDDLNDKLAEASITLLKNTNNFLPLKGTDSLRILEVSIGVEEQNTLGNTLKNYAYVEHLGLSHDAKPSIIALALERIKESDIVVLQVNKATLKAENNYGVGDQTLKLIDSISKIKPTILVMMTNPYLLNKISSIANFKAVMVAYEYLPSLLRASANAIMGNIRVNGKLPVSTNHFKSGTGLVMESSIKNENVRREIFMNKKFGAVDSIALSGIREKAYPGCEIVALKDGQIIYQKSFGKFTYSPDSKAVDNGTLYDLASLTKIAASSLALMKLRSEGNFDYTKTLGSYLPYLKDTDKENIIIEDVLSHQAGLQAWIPFYLRTIQKDGDYKPGVYSKTKSEDYPTEVAKNLYVFKGFNDSIYNRVIKSKVQNPGKYLYSDIGYYFMQQIIEQQSQKKLNEYVADIYTKVGIGLTYLPLKYFSKTQIAPTENDEKFRKQIIQGYVHDPGAALLGGVAGHAGLFGNALDVAKLMQLYLNKGELNGVRVLDSNVVKEFTTCRFCPGNRRGLCFEKPEADTKKDSPVVQECSLDSYGHSGFTGTFAWADPKNNLVVVFLSNRVYPNADENKLAKMGIRGNIHKAFYDALKK; encoded by the coding sequence ATGAAGAGATTTTATAGAACAACGTTTGTGCTGCTGCTTTTTGCACTGGTTTCTTTTAATTACCCACCGAAAAAGAAGACAGATCCTGATTTTATTGCCATTCAAAATAGATGGGTGGATTCAGTTTTTAACTCTTTAAGTCCTAAAGAGAGACTAGCACAATTGTTTATGGTTGCAGCCTATAGCAACAAAGATGCCAAACACGCTAAAGAAATTAAAGATCTTATTACCAATTACAAAATTGGTGGATTAATCTGGATGCAAGGTGGTCCGGTAAGACAGGGCAAGTTGGCGAATTATTATCAAAGTATTTCAAAAACACCTTTGTTGTACAGTATTGATGGAGAGTGGGGATTAGCCATGCGTTTGGATTCAACGCCTCGCTACCCAAAACAAATGACTTTAGGTGCTATCCAAAACGATTCATTAATTTATCAAATGGGTCGCCAAATTGCCCGTGAATGCAAGCGTATGGGGATTCATGTGAATTTTGCTCCGGTGGCAGATGTAAATAACAATCCTTTAAATCCGGTTATTGGAATGAGAAGCTTTGGAGAGAACAAATACAATGTAGCGCAAAAGGCATACATGTACATGCAAGGATTACAGGATGAACACGTAATGGCGAATGGTAAGCATTTTCCCGGACATGGAGACACAGACAGCGATTCTCATAAAACCTTGCCATATATAAATCACAGTCGCGAGCGTTTGGATACATTAGAGTTATATCCCTTTCAATATTTATTTGACAAAGGTTTAGCAAGTGTAATGGTCGCGCACCTTAATATTCCGAGTTTAGATACAACAAAAGATCTTGCTTCTACCTTATCGCCAAACGTGGTGAACGATCTCCTAAAAACTAAAATGGCATACAAAGGTTTAATTTTCACCGACGCATTAAACATGAAAGGCGTTGCGAAATTCTACGTACCAGGTGAAGTGGACGTAAAGGCTCTATTAGCTGGGAATGATGTTTTGTTATTCAGTGGTGACGTTGGAAAAGCAATGGATGAAATTGCATTGGTAATTAAAGACGGTAAGATAACGCAAGAAGAAATTGATGAGCGCTGCAAAAAAATATTGAAAGCAAAATACTGGTGTGGTCTAAATAATACGCAGGAAATAGTTACCCGAAATCTTGCCAAAGAATTAAATACAAAACAAAGTGATGACTTGAATGATAAATTAGCCGAAGCTTCCATAACCTTATTAAAAAATACGAATAATTTTCTTCCTCTCAAGGGTACTGACAGTCTGAGAATTCTTGAAGTCTCAATAGGAGTTGAAGAGCAAAATACGCTTGGAAATACTTTAAAAAATTATGCGTACGTCGAACACCTGGGTTTATCTCATGACGCTAAACCTTCAATTATAGCCCTAGCATTAGAAAGAATTAAAGAGTCGGACATTGTTGTTTTGCAAGTCAATAAAGCAACCTTAAAAGCGGAAAATAATTATGGGGTAGGGGATCAAACTTTGAAACTAATCGATTCCATTTCCAAAATTAAACCTACTATTTTGGTAATGATGACGAACCCTTATTTGCTAAATAAAATAAGTTCTATCGCTAATTTTAAAGCAGTAATGGTTGCTTATGAATATTTACCTTCTTTGTTAAGAGCCTCAGCAAACGCCATCATGGGTAATATTCGTGTTAATGGAAAGTTACCTGTAAGCACAAATCACTTTAAAAGTGGTACAGGATTGGTAATGGAGTCTAGTATTAAAAATGAAAATGTTAGACGGGAAATTTTCATGAACAAGAAGTTTGGTGCAGTTGATAGTATAGCTTTGTCAGGCATTCGTGAAAAAGCCTACCCAGGTTGTGAAATAGTTGCTTTAAAAGACGGACAAATTATTTATCAAAAATCTTTTGGGAAGTTTACCTATAGTCCGGACTCCAAAGCGGTTGACAATGGAACTCTTTATGATCTTGCAAGTCTTACAAAAATTGCAGCAAGTTCATTAGCCCTTATGAAACTGAGAAGCGAAGGAAATTTTGATTACACAAAAACACTTGGAAGTTATCTTCCGTATTTGAAAGACACAGATAAAGAAAATATTATTATAGAAGATGTGCTTTCGCATCAAGCTGGTTTGCAGGCATGGATTCCATTTTATTTGAGAACAATTCAAAAAGACGGTGATTATAAACCTGGTGTCTATTCTAAAACAAAATCAGAAGATTATCCAACTGAGGTCGCGAAAAATCTCTATGTGTTCAAAGGCTTCAACGACTCTATTTATAATCGCGTCATTAAATCAAAAGTTCAAAATCCTGGAAAGTATCTTTATAGCGACATAGGATATTATTTTATGCAGCAAATTATTGAACAACAAAGTCAGAAAAAATTGAATGAATACGTTGCAGATATCTATACCAAAGTTGGTATTGGATTAACCTACTTGCCGCTAAAATATTTTTCTAAAACGCAAATAGCTCCAACAGAAAACGATGAAAAATTTAGAAAACAAATTATTCAAGGCTATGTACATGATCCGGGTGCCGCTCTATTGGGTGGAGTTGCCGGACATGCAGGTTTATTTGGAAACGCATTAGACGTTGCAAAACTCATGCAATTGTATTTAAATAAGGGAGAATTAAATGGCGTTAGAGTTTTAGACAGTAATGTGGTAAAAGAGTTTACTACTTGTAGATTTTGTCCAGGTAATCGCCGCGGACTATGCTTTGAGAAACCGGAGGCTGATACAAAAAAGGATAGTCCCGTTGTGCAGGAATGTAGTTTAGACAGTTACGGACATAGTGGATTTACAGGCACTTTTGCTTGGGCCGATCCGAAAAATAATTTGGTGGTGGTTTTTCTGAGTAATCGCGTTTATCCGAATGCTGACGAAAATAAACTAGCAAAAATGGGTATTCGCGGAAATATTCACAAAGCTTTTTACGACGCACTTAAAAAATAA